Part of the Thiohalophilus sp. genome is shown below.
GTTCGAACAGGCCGCCGCGCAATTGCAGCCGCAGATGCGCCTGGCCAAGATCAACACCGAGACCCAGCAACAACTGGCGGCCCAGTACCAGATCCGCAGCATTCCCACCCTGGCGGTATTCAAGCACGGCCGCGAGCTGGATCGTCAGGCCGGTGCCATGGATCAGGGGCACCTGCTGCAGTGGGCGCGGCAGTTTACCTGATCCCCGCCCTGCCCAGGTCGGCGCCAATCTGCTAACATCGGGGTTTCTTCCCATCCCTTTTGCAACGACTACAAGACAACTTCATGGCCGATAACGACACCCAGCAAAACGGCGGCGAGACGCAACAGCAGTTCGCCGTTCAGAAGATCTATACCAAGGATATCTCGTTCGAATCGCCCAACTCGCCGGCGATCTTCAGTGAGCAGCTTCAACCCCAGATCAACCTGGAACTGAACACCAACGGCAAAGCCATTGGCGAAGAGGTCTACGAGGTGGTGCTGGCCCTGACTGTCACCGTCAAGCATGAAGAGAAGACCGCCTGCCTCATCGAAGTCCAGCAAAGCGGCATCTTCACCATCAAGGGGTTTAACCGCGACGATCTGAGTCGCATGCTGGGCAGCTTCTGTCCCGAGATGCTGTTCCCCTATGCCCGCGAAGTGGTCTCGGATATTGCCACCCGCGGCGGCTTCCCGCAGCTGTTACTCGCGCCGGTCAACTTCGAGGCCCTGTACGCCAGGCACCTGGCCGATCAGCAGCAGGCTGAAACCGACAGCGCCAGTCAATAATTGACCATGGCCCGTCCCGCGCAACGCTTTGCCGTTCTGGGTGCCGGCTCCTGGGGCACGGCGCTGGCCATGCTGCTGGCCGACAACGGCCACAGCGTCACGCTCTGGACCCACCGTCCCGAGCAGGCCGACACCCTCAATCGCGATCGGGCCAATCAGCGTTACCTGCACGGCCTGGGCTTTCCCAAAGACCTGAGGGCCAGCGGCGACCTCGAAACCACGGTCGACGGGGCAGATATCATTTTGCTGGTGGTCCCGAGCCATGCCTTTCGAGAGACCCTGACCCGCATCAAGCCACTGCTGCGCGACGACCATAAAGTCTGCTGGGCCACCAAGGGGCTGGAACCGGGCAGCCAGAAACTGCTGCATCAACAGGCCGAGGAAGAACTGGGCACCGACGCCCCCATGGCCGTCATCTCCGGGCCGACCTTCGCCCGTGAAGTGGCCCAACGACTCCCGGGTGCAGTCACCGTCGCCTCGCGTAACAGCGACTACGCCCTGGAACTGGCCCGCGCCCTGCACAACGATCACTTCCGCGCCTACACCGGCGAGGACATCACTGGTGTCGAGCTCGGCGGGGCCTGCAAGAACGTGCTGGCCATCGCCGCCGGCACCGCCGACGGTCTGGGCTTCGGCGCCAATGCCCGCGCCGCGCTCATCGCCCGCGGCGTGGCCGAAATCATGCGCCTGGGCGTTGCCCTCGGCGCCCGGCACGACACCTTCATGGGCCTCACCGGCCTGGGCGATCTGGTGCTCACCTGCACCGACAACCAGTCCCGCAACCGCCGCCTCGGCATGGCCCTGGGCCAGGGCCGCTCCAGGGACGACGTGGTCAAGGAGATCGGCCAGGTCGTCGAAGGCATCAACACCTGCAAGGAAGTCTTCGCCCTGGCGCAACGCCATAACATCGACATGCCCATCACCGAACAGGTCTACCGCGTCATTCACGAAGGCCACACCCCCACCGAAGCCCTGCACGCCCTGATGGAGCGGGCCATCCGGCCGGAGCTGGATTAAAAACAAGATCAAGAGATTAACGCAGAGGGTCGCTCTCTGCTCACTGTAGAACCCCTTCGGGTTTCATTCAGTATTTCTTCGCGTTACTCAGGTCATCCTGCCTCCCGCGACACTTGTACATCCCTGTACATCGCGCAACAAAGGCGCAGAGGAACGCAGAGAAAGAAATAATTTTGTATTGTTGTAGAACAGGCTTTTGCTCTGAGCCTAAACTTCGTTTCAGATATGACGGGATAAAAATTGTCGTTTTGGCGTGAATTATCGCCTCATCCTTAAAGCAACGCTTTAATCCATAAAATGAAGTATTTAAGGCTTAAAACAACGTTTACTTCAATATAAAATCTCGCGCTTTCAATACGTTACGGTGGTTCGACCCCTGGCTGCTCTCATGCTGCACTTAAACGGCCCGCTTTAATTCTTCGCGGATTATCTTACGCAAGGTACTCTCAAGTTCTTTGTCGTGCGCCCGAATATACTCGCGCAGCGCATCATTGATCAGTGTTTGGTAATTGCCACCGCCTGTCGCATGCACACGATTTTTAAAATGTTCGATAATGTCAGCATCCAGCCGTATCGTAATTCGCACTTTGTTTGGATCGGGCTTAATGACAGGACCGCGTTTTCCTTTTGAAAAATCTTCAGCCATAGTAATCGAGACCTTGATAGTATTGCTTGATTTCATGCTTCGTTGCGGGCCGGGCAGAAATAATCCGGAGACAGTCTTCATCGCGCTCGGTATGCACAACATATAAGACTTTGAAGTAAGGACCCATTCCCAGGGTTTTGAATCTCAGCTCCTGCGCATCGCGATCTTCAATAGTTAAGGCATTTTCATCTTCAAGCGCGATAACGGCATCGGCAAAATCAACACCGTGTTTGCCAAGATTTTCGACCGCCTTCCGTGGGTCCCATTCGTAGTCCATACATCAAGTGTATGCACATATTGTGCACCTTTCAAGTGCCATTTTTTGACGATTTTTCAATGGTATAGCGAGCAAGCCCAGCCGAGAAAGGCCGCATCGCGGTCTGACGTCGGCTGGAGCGCCGTGTTATGTCATGGGTTCGAAAGGGCTACCACCATGGGGGCAGGTCTTGTCTTTTGCTTCCTTAAAGGCAAAAGGCAAGATCTGACCTGATTTCCGTCTTAGCCATATATACTTTTCCGGTGAAGATGTGCGAGAAGCGATTTTTCTCCCTCTTCGCGCGAATCCGCTAGATTCTGTGATAGCTCATCATCGAGATTGCTAGATGGGTAAAGCTCCTGTTGTGCTTCGATAACATCTTGAGAGTCAGGAGAAAGAGGGCGTGTAAAATCTTGTAGCAAGTCTAGATACGCATTAACTCTATCTAACGTCTCTTTAAGGAAAACACCAAAAGGCAAAAACCCCTCGTATGTTTTAGACCCAACGAGTACGCGCAGGTCAAGCTTGGCTAACTCGAAACGGCTTAGAGACTGTAAATAATTCTGTGTAACTGCCCGGTTAGAACTGCTCCGGCATTCTATCCGGAAACTCAATCATAAAACGATTCAAGGCGTCCTTCCAATGGTGAATGGGCATGGTCCATTTCTTGGAGGCCGCCTGCATGGCCAGATAGACGACCTTGAGTGCCGCGTCGTCATTCGGAAAGACCTTACGGTTGTTGACGGCCTTACGGATAACGCTATTGAGGGATTCGATAGCGTTGGTGGTGTAAATTACTTTACGAATATCATCCGGGTAGTTAAACAGGGTGATGAGATTCGGCCAGTGTTTGCGCCAGGCCGTGCTGATGGACGGAAACTTCTCATCCCAGCGCTCGGCAAAGGCGGCCAGCTCTCGCTCGGCCTCCTCGACAGTGAGGGAGGCGTAGATCTTTTTCAGGTCAGCGGCAACGGTCTTGCGTTCTTTCCAGGAGACGAATTTGAGCGAGTTGCGCACCATATGCACGATGCATAGCTGGATCTGGGTCTTCGGGTAAACGGTGTTAATGGCTTCCGGGAAGCCTGTCAGCCCATCCACCGAGGCGATGAAAATGTCCTTCAGGCCCCGTTGTTGCAGTTCGGTGAGCACGGACAGCCAGAACTTGGCACCCTCGTTTTCCGCGAGCCACAGCCCCAGCAGTTCTTTCTGGCCGTCCAGGTTGATGCCCAGCGCCAGGTAAATGGCTTTGTTGATGACGCGTTTGTCCTGACGGATCTTCACCCGGATGCAGTCGAGATAGACGATGGGATAGACCTCATCCAGGGGTCGGGATTGCCATTGCTGGACCTGTTCCAGCACCTGCTCGGTGACCCGTGAAATCAGCGTAGGAGAGACCTCAACGCCGTACAGTTCCAACAAGGTGGAAGCTATGTCCCGCGTGCTCATGCCCTTGCTGTAGAGCATGATGATCTTGTCGTTGAAAATCGGTAGCCGGGTCTGGTTTTTGGAGATAATGAGCGGCTCAAATTCCCCGTTGCGGTCCCGGGGAATGGCAATTGGCAGCTCGCCAAGCTCGCCCTTCAAGGTTTTACTGCTGTAACCGTTACGGCTGTTGCCGCTATGCTGACCGGCTTTGTCATGCTTGGGATAGCCAAGGTGGTCATCCATCTCGCCTTCGAGCATAGCTTCAAAGGTTTTTTGGCGCAGCAAGCGGGTGAGGTCCTCGAGTTCCTCCGGTGTTTTGATACTGTTCACCAGGGCTTCAAGCTGCGGGTCGATATCGGTTTTGGTTTTTGTTCTTCTGCTCATGTGTCTTTTCCTTTATTATCAAGGGTATGGGACTTTGAGCAGTTACACAATTTAATTTACAGTCTCACGGCTTAATTCCTCCGCAAATACTTCAACTTTTGCCTTGTAAGCTTTCGCTTCGGTAATGCGCCACAATTCCTTTTTTGTAAAGTTCTTGGTTTCATCTTCAGTGAGCTGCTGTTTTTCGTAAGGGTAGATGGGCTGCCTTAGCTTCTGTGCTGCTTTTGCAATCAAATGACTCTCTTTCACGAGGTTTCTCGCAGCTGTATAGATCTCCTTCCCTACTAAATTTCTCTTCCAAGATCTTACTCCATAGATTCCAACAAGCATCGTAACAATCGCAGCCAAGCCTAGCAGCGCGTCCTTGATTATCACAATCCATTCTTTTATCTCTGGATCAGGCAAACTCTATCTCCTTTATTGGCTAACGAATAAGCTGTCAACGCACCATGATGTCACACTAATAAGGGCTTTGACCCTGAGGTATCCCCACAAAATTGCGATCAAAAACAATGATTTAGGTATAAAAATGATTGGGTAGACATGCATTAATGATTTTGATCTTCTTGTTGGTGACCAAACGCAACAGGAGATCCATCAATGCATGCCACCCATTTACTACATAAACATTTATCGAAGATGTGTCAAGGGATCCACAAAAAGCGAATGACTGTACTGATGGATGTCGTTCAGGCCTGTGTACATGGCAAAAAACTTTCCGTCACGGGCCTGGGCCGTGCGATCAAAAATGCCGTATTCGAAAAACACAACATCAAACGAGCGGACCGCTTGATTGGTAACCCGGCCTTAAATCAGGAACGAGGCCTGATTTACCGTGCGCTTGCCAGATGGATTATTGGCCAGTCTCCCCAGCCGGTTATTCTGGTCGACTGGTCGGATCTGGGTGCAGATCGGCATTATCATATGCTGCGGGCTTCGCTGCCGGTAGGTGGTCGCGCCTTGACACTGTATGACGAGGTACACCCGATAGCCAAGCTAGGGAACCCAGGTGTGGAAAAGCGGTTTTTAAAAACCTTGAAAACGTTATTGCCCGAGTATTGTTGTCCGATTGTCGTTACGGATTCTGGCTTCCGCAATCCTTGGTTCCGTGCCGTATTGGCAATGGGTTGGAACTTTGTAGGCCGAGTCGGTGGACGTCCCCTGATTAGCACGCAGGGTGACGCGGACTGGGTCCGCGTAGAACAGGTTTTCGAGACAGCCACGACTCGCCCAAAGTATCTTGGTTATATTGATCTGGTAAAAAATGTACCTCTGGCCTGTCACGCCTATCTGGTGAAGAAAAAGAAACGTGGAAGAGTCAAGAAAACTGTTTACGGGCAACGCAGCACTGCGAAATACAGCGAGAAAAATGCTCACCGAGAACGGACACCCTGGCTGATCGTCACCTCGCTTGATGGCGGTGAAAAAATGACAAAGCGCATAATGAATTTGTATAAAACCCGAATGCAGATCGAAGAAGGATTTAGAGATTTTAAAAACAGTCGCTGGGGATTCAGTCTGGATGAGGCGCGAGCCTATGCCTCGTATCGTTATGAAAACCTATTACTGGTCGGTGCGTTAGCGACCTTTGCCGTCTGGCTGGTCGGCAAACTGGCTGAAATGAAAAAACAGCACCAACATTATCAGGCCAATACCGTGAAATCACGCAGCGTTTTGTCCA
Proteins encoded:
- the secB gene encoding protein-export chaperone SecB, which produces MADNDTQQNGGETQQQFAVQKIYTKDISFESPNSPAIFSEQLQPQINLELNTNGKAIGEEVYEVVLALTVTVKHEEKTACLIEVQQSGIFTIKGFNRDDLSRMLGSFCPEMLFPYAREVVSDIATRGGFPQLLLAPVNFEALYARHLADQQQAETDSASQ
- a CDS encoding NAD(P)H-dependent glycerol-3-phosphate dehydrogenase, which produces MARPAQRFAVLGAGSWGTALAMLLADNGHSVTLWTHRPEQADTLNRDRANQRYLHGLGFPKDLRASGDLETTVDGADIILLVVPSHAFRETLTRIKPLLRDDHKVCWATKGLEPGSQKLLHQQAEEELGTDAPMAVISGPTFAREVAQRLPGAVTVASRNSDYALELARALHNDHFRAYTGEDITGVELGGACKNVLAIAAGTADGLGFGANARAALIARGVAEIMRLGVALGARHDTFMGLTGLGDLVLTCTDNQSRNRRLGMALGQGRSRDDVVKEIGQVVEGINTCKEVFALAQRHNIDMPITEQVYRVIHEGHTPTEALHALMERAIRPELD
- a CDS encoding BrnA antitoxin family protein — encoded protein: MAEDFSKGKRGPVIKPDPNKVRITIRLDADIIEHFKNRVHATGGGNYQTLINDALREYIRAHDKELESTLRKIIREELKRAV
- a CDS encoding BrnT family toxin is translated as MDYEWDPRKAVENLGKHGVDFADAVIALEDENALTIEDRDAQELRFKTLGMGPYFKVLYVVHTERDEDCLRIISARPATKHEIKQYYQGLDYYG
- a CDS encoding IS256 family transposase → MSRRTKTKTDIDPQLEALVNSIKTPEELEDLTRLLRQKTFEAMLEGEMDDHLGYPKHDKAGQHSGNSRNGYSSKTLKGELGELPIAIPRDRNGEFEPLIISKNQTRLPIFNDKIIMLYSKGMSTRDIASTLLELYGVEVSPTLISRVTEQVLEQVQQWQSRPLDEVYPIVYLDCIRVKIRQDKRVINKAIYLALGINLDGQKELLGLWLAENEGAKFWLSVLTELQQRGLKDIFIASVDGLTGFPEAINTVYPKTQIQLCIVHMVRNSLKFVSWKERKTVAADLKKIYASLTVEEAERELAAFAERWDEKFPSISTAWRKHWPNLITLFNYPDDIRKVIYTTNAIESLNSVIRKAVNNRKVFPNDDAALKVVYLAMQAASKKWTMPIHHWKDALNRFMIEFPDRMPEQF
- a CDS encoding IS4 family transposase; protein product: MHATHLLHKHLSKMCQGIHKKRMTVLMDVVQACVHGKKLSVTGLGRAIKNAVFEKHNIKRADRLIGNPALNQERGLIYRALARWIIGQSPQPVILVDWSDLGADRHYHMLRASLPVGGRALTLYDEVHPIAKLGNPGVEKRFLKTLKTLLPEYCCPIVVTDSGFRNPWFRAVLAMGWNFVGRVGGRPLISTQGDADWVRVEQVFETATTRPKYLGYIDLVKNVPLACHAYLVKKKKRGRVKKTVYGQRSTAKYSEKNAHRERTPWLIVTSLDGGEKMTKRIMNLYKTRMQIEEGFRDFKNSRWGFSLDEARAYASYRYENLLLVGALATFAVWLVGKLAEMKKQHQHYQANTVKSRSVLSIFYLGCRVLQKERQEFRDTDFKQALWALQEQFEVQCYA